Part of the Candidatus Margulisiibacteriota bacterium genome is shown below.
GAGGAGATAACTCAGGACCTGGCTTTTCTTAAGCTAAAACCGGAAAAATTCTTTCTACCACATGTTACCCTTTGTCGAATTAAAAAGATAAAAAAACCTTCTTGCAACGGGAAACTTAAAGAATATGAAAAGACAGTATTTGTGAAGCAAGCCGTCTTTAAACCGATGCTTATTCAGAGCCGGTTAACACCGCAAGGCCCGGTTTACAAATTGCTGACCTGTCCGGATTAGCGTATTCAGGATATAGCATCATAAAATACTCCATAAATTGCGGCCTTTTGCAGGGCCTTTGCCCTGTAAAATTAATTGTATTTTTGTTAGAATAGTTTTATGGGGTTCATTAAACGGGGGATTTTTGTCTCAATTTTTATTATTGGGTTAGCGCAGGCTTCGCTACTCTACAGAAGTTCATATCCTGCTGTAAACTATGGGGCCAAAGTTGTAGCCTGGGATACAGCCTTAACCAATACGCTGGCTGGATACAAGAGCCGGTTTATTGACGCATATGGTACGGGTCTGGTGCATGATACAAGCAGAACAACAGTAGACGGTAGAATTGCCAGCGCATCTGTTAGTGAAGGAACCGGTTATGGATTGCTCCTCTTTCTTTGGGGCAATAGGCAGGACGATTTTGATGCGTTATGGTCTGCCGCTGTTAATAAGCAGCAAAAATCTAATAATAAACTTTTTAAATGGATTGT
Proteins encoded:
- a CDS encoding glycosyl hydrolase family 8 is translated as MGFIKRGIFVSIFIIGLAQASLLYRSSYPAVNYGAKVVAWDTALTNTLAGYKSRFIDAYGTGLVHDTSRTTVDGRIASASVSEGTGYGLLLFLWGNRQDDFDALWSAAVNKQQKSNNKLFKWIVDKNGYEVSFDGSTNNATDADEDIALALIFADRLKKLGFADWKDSSID